DNA sequence from the Sulfurimonas sp. genome:
ATAGAGATAACCGTAAAAGATTATAAAAACTCTGTTATAGGAAGCAAAAAGTTAAATATCACTGGGCAATCTACGCAAGGTTATGAGATAGCTAAAGAGAGTGTTGCCGTAAAATTCGGTGAGATGATAAAAAAAGAGGGTGTAGGTAAAGTTTTGGGACTTGATTTGTAGTTTTTTTCACTTATTATTAACACCGTTTTGATATACTCCGAGAATAAAAGTAGTAATAGACTTCTTGCATAACTAAAAAAAATAGATTCCAAAGCAAGTTTGGAATGACGAAGTTGTCAAGTTTGAAATGACGAGATTTCAGAGTTTCCGTCATCTTTGGAATGGCGAGATTTATGACTTTTCGTCATCCTGAACTCGCGTGCCCTTTGGGTATGATTTGGAATCTTTGGTTTGAAAGAAATTTAATAAAATAATAAACAAGGTTACAATTTATGATTTCAAAAATAGAGTTGATAAAAAAAGAGGTTTCAAAGGTTGTCGTAGGTCAAGAGAAGATGATAGATGCTCTTCTTATCGGGCTGTTGTGTGAGGGGCATATCCTTATAGAGGGTGTTCCGGGGCTTGCAAAAACTACGACGGTCAATGCACTTGCTCAAAGCTTGGGACTTAACTTTAAACGCGCCCAATTTACTCCCGACTTGCTTCCCTCAGACATACTCGGAGCAGAGATTTACGATCCGCAAAGCAATAGTTTTAAAATCAAAAAAGGTCCTATTTTTACAAATCTGCTCTTAGCAGACGAGATAAACCGCTCTCCCGCAAAAGTCCAATCCGCACTTCTTGAAGTTATGCAGGAGAAGCAAGTTACGCTCGGCGATACTTCGTTTAAGTTAGAACCTCCGTTTTTTGTTATGGCGACTCAAAATCCGGTTGAACAAGAGGGAGTTTACCAGCTTCCGGAAGCTCAACTCGATAGATTTATGTTAAAACTTATAGTCGATTACAATACAAAGGCGCAAGAGTTAGAGATCGCCAGAAGAATTTCAAGCGGCAATTTTGAGACGATTCATAGTGTTATTACACATGATGATTTGGAAGAGTTAAAAAAAGCAGTAAAAGCCGTGCATGTAGATTCGCAGGTTGAAGAGTATATGATAGAGCTTGTAAACGCAACGAGAAATCCTGAGGAGTACGGACTTGGAGAGATAAAAAACTATATCCAGTTCGGTGCATCGCCTCGTGTGAGTATCGATATGTTTAAAGCCGTAAAAGCTATGGCATATTTAAGAGGAAAAGATTTTGTAACGCCTGTCGATGTGGCTTTCATCGCAAAAGAACTTATGCGTCACCGTATTGTTTTAACCTATGAGGCAGAGGCGGAGGGTATTACGACCGATGAGATTATACAGAGAGTTTTAGAAACCGTAGCAATACCGTAAGCCAAAGTATACAGATATGAGTAAACTACAAAAAATTTTGATTCGTGCAAGACGACAGGTTTTTAGCGAAATGGTCGGTAACAATCCATCCATCTTTCAAGGCGAGGGCTATGATTTTATTGAACTTCGCGAATATATGAGCGGTGATGATATCCGTCATATCGACTGGAATATTACCGCTAAAATGCAAAAACCTTTTATCAAAATCTTTCGCGAAGAGAGAGAACTGAGTGTCGTGATAGTTTCTGTTTTAAACGGAAGCGTACATTTCGGTTCAAAAAAATTCAAACAAGAGAGTATCGCCGAGGTAGTAGCACTTCTTGGGTATTCTACTCTTAAAAACGGAGATTTGCTTAGTTCGTATATATTTACGGATGAGATGATTTCACACTCAAAACCGAGCAAAAAACTACATCTTGTTCAAAAAAGCGTTGAAGAGGTTTTAAATTTTGATGCGTTAAACCAGAAAGTTGATTTTAAAGTTATCGCAGATACTCTTTTTAAAAGACTCAAGAGAAAATCGCTTATATTGATTGTCGGTGATTATTTTGAGATGCCTGATTTTAAACTTTTAGCTAAAAAACATGAGGTAATCGCAGTCATTGTAAGAGACAGACTTGAAGAAAATCCGCCTGAGATGGGTTTCGCGTCTTTGGTAGACCCCCAGAGCGGAGCGGTGCTTGAGGGTGATTTTAACGCTTCAAGTGTAAGAGCTTATAGTAAAAAAGTTGCTATGCATGACCATAATCTCTTTGAGAGGCTTAGAAAAGATGACATAAGATTTACAAAAGTGTATACCGATTCTATTGCAAGCGTAGAACTTCGCAGACTTTTTGGAGGCAGATAGATGGCTGATATGCAAAGTTACGATATACCGCTTCACGATATAAAGCCGATTGTCCGGATAGAAGAGTATTCGCTATACTATTTTTTAGGCATCTCTCTTTTTGCCGTTGTTTTGGTCTTACTACTCTCTTATCTGCTTTTTTCTTGGCTGAAAAAACGAAACCGATACAACAAAAGAAGAGAACATTTTGAGAGTTTAAAAACGCTGGATTTAAAGAGGACGAAAGAGAGTGCGTATGATATTACTTTTTACGGCGCAACATTTAAAAACGATTCTTTAAGACATAAAGAGTCGTATGATAACTTAGTCGGCAGGCTAGAGCGCTACAAGTATAAAAAAGAGGTTGAGGGGTATGATGATGAGACTCTCGGTTATATAGAACTTTATAAAGGTATGATTGATGTTTGACGGAATCTACTTTGAGTTTCCTCAAATAGCATTCGTATTTCTTCTTTTTATCTTGTGTGCGAAGCTCTGCAAAATGAGATTGCCTTCTATCTACTTTCCTCATACAAGCAGTTTTTTAAAAAACTCCGTTGCGGTATCAAAGCCGCTTTTTTTTCTAAAATGGATCGGAATCGTGATGATGATAGTTGCACTTATGTCACCGGTAAAAGATGAGAAGTACGAGTTAGAGCCAAAAGAGGGGTATGATATTGCTTTGATTTTAGATACTTCCGAGTCCATGAAAGCGGAAGGATTTGACGCAAATAATCAACGCTTAAACAGATTTGATGTCGTAAAGAGCATAGTTAGCGATTTTATAGCCAAAAGAAAAAACGACAACATAGGTTTGGTTGTTTTTGGAGCATTCTCTTTTATAGCTTCTCCGCTTACTTATGATGAAAATATTTTAAATAAGATTGTCTCACAGCTATATATAGGAATGGCGGGAAAATATACCGCGCTCAACACTTCTCTTGCCCAAAGCGTAAATCTTTTGAAAATGAGCAAATCAAAAACCAAAATAGCTATTTTGCTTACAGACGGTTACAGTACGCCCGAGATAGACAAAATCCCGCTTGCCGTTGCCGTAGAGATGGTAAAAAAAGAGGGCATAAAGGTCTACCCCATAGGTATAGGAATGGCGCATGAGTACAACAGGGAAGTACTGCAAAAAATAGCAAATGAGAGCGGCGGAGTTGCTTTTAGCGCTTCAAGTGCCAATGAACTAAAAGAGATATACCGAAAAATCGATGAACTGGAAAAATCAGAGATAAAGGGTGAGAGTTTCAGTTATGCAAAATATTACTATCAATTTCCGCTCTTTATATCGCTTCTTTCTTTGATGCTCTATATCTATCTTAGAAATAAAAGAGGGTATGCATGACTTTTTTGCACCCTGAATTTTTATACTATATGCTGCCTCCGCTGTTTATCCTTTTTGGTTTTTTGCTTACCCAAAAAGAGTCTAATGCCTACTTTTTTTCCAAAGAAGTTATGGATAAACTTCGCGTAAGAGCCGATACTTTGACGCTTCAAGCCAGAAATGCTCTTTTTTTGCTTATGGGATTTTTTATGATAATTGCCCTTGCCCAGCCCGTCATAAAAGAGGGTAAAGCTCAGGTGATGGCAAAAAGCGCGGATATTATGATTGCCATAGATATATCGGACTCTATGCTTGCTACAGATATTTATCCAAACCGCTTGGAAGCGGCAAAACAAAAGGTGCTTGCTCTTTTGGGCGGGGATTTTAATGAGCGTGTAGGCATAGTGGCATTTGCAAAAAATTCATATCTTGTTTCACCGCTTAGTTTTGATAAAAGTGCGGTGTCGTTTTTGCTTCGTCAGTTGGATACATCGTCTATTACCGAAAAAGGAACCGATTTTTTATCTGTTTTGGATGTGGTGAGCAAAGCGCAAGAGAGTCAGGATAAAAAGTATCTTCTAATTTTGAGCGACGGCGGAGACAATGATGATTTTAAAAATGAGATAGAGTTGGCAAAAAAGCACAATATAACGGTTTTTATCTTAGGCACCGCAACAAAAAAAGGTTCTCCGGTAAAGCTTCAAGACGGAACTTTTATAAAATATAACGGTGATATCATTATCTCAAAACTGAATGAGAAAATTGCACCTTTGGCTACAAATACAGGCGGAGTTTATATAGAGAGCACAACCTCCTTGGATGACATAAAAACAATGCTAAGCGAGATAAAGAGCGTGAGTGAGAAAAAAGAGCTAAAGAGCCAAGAGATTCAAAAAAACAGACCGCTCTTTTACTATCCTCTTGGAGTTGCACTTCTTATTTTACTTATCGCTACAAGCTCTCTTAGCAAGAGAAAAAGTGTAAATACGGCATCTCTGTTTATACTCTTCTCTCTTTTATTTAACCCATCATATACGCAAGCGGGAATGTTTGATTTTATGGAGCTTAAAAAAGCAAAAGAGGCTTATGAAAACGGAGAGTTTGAAGAGTCGGCAAAGTTATATGAAAAGTATGCAAAAGAGAGTGCAAAACCTGAAGCGTACTTTAATGCGGGAAATGCTTTTTATAAACAAAAAAAGTATAAAGAGGCGATAGAGTCATACAATAAAGCAGCGTTTGCCGATGAAAATGCAAAAGCAAAAAATTTCTCAAACTTGGGTAATGCTTATGCCAAAGAGGCGAAACAGGATAGTCTGCAAAAGGCAAAAGAGGCATATGAAAAATCGCTTGGCATCAAAGAAGACAAAGAGACAAGAGAAAATCTGCAAGAAGTTGAAAAACTCCTAGAGAAGCAAAAAGAGAGCGGACAAAACAAAGAGAATAAACAAAACGATAAAGACCAAAACTCAAAAGAGGGTGAAAAAAAATCGGACGAAAAAGATAAATCAAAAGAGCAAAAAGAGAGTTCAAAAGATAAAGAGTCCAAAGACAAAGCTAAAAATCCCGATGAGGCTAAAAGTCAAAAAGAGCAAAACGGCAAATCCGATCAACCTAAGCAGAGTAAAAAAGATGAGCCTAAAGAGGCAGATAAAAGTGATAAAAATGCTTCAACAAGTTCACATACGACAGAGCAAAAGCCCGATAAAGAGAATATGAGCGATGCAGAACAGCAGAAGTGGATAGAGCAACTGGGTACTAAAAACAGTACATATCTCTATAAGCTAAATGATGAAAAATCAAAGAGAAGTAATTTAAACGAGAAACCTTGGTAGGAACTGATTTAAAGGAAAAAAATTGAACACTATTTTAAAACTGCTATTTTTACTGCTGATAACTTCACATGGAGTAGAAGCGTCTGTTATAGCTAAAGTCGATTCTAAAAAAGTAGAACTTGGAGAGATGGTTACTTACTCTTTGACGATTGTAGGGGAGGATGTCACAAGACCAAATATACAAAGATTGTGCGATAACGATGTCATCTCTACGAGTTCCCAAACAAATATGCAGATTATTAACGGAAAAGTTAGTAAAAGTTATACGCTAAGTTATAAATTCGTGCCGCAAAAGAGTTGTAAGATTGAACCTCTCGAAATTGAGATTAACTCTAAGCTAGAAGCAAGCAATGCGGTAGAGATAGAAGTAGTTCCTGTAAGCGGAACAAAAGATTCGGACTTTGCTTTAACTCTTAGCAGTGATAAAAAAGAGCTTTTTGTCGGTGAAGCGTTTGACTTGACGCTTACTTTTAAGCAAAAAAGCAATGCCGAAGCCGTTGATAGTAAATTTACGCCTCCGGAGTTAAAAGGTTTTTGGGTTAAAAGTGAGTCAAAACCCCAGAGATATGAAGATGCAAAATATATAATAACAAAGATAATCTATACTATGGCGCCTCAAAGAGCAGGGGAACTTATCGTTACAAAAGCTCAAATGCAGATAGCTTCAAGAAGCAGCGGTGCAGATAGTTGGGGCGCTTGGATTCCTACTATTAAGTGGAAAACTTACTTCTCAAATGAACTGACTTTTGATGTAAAACCGCTTCCGTCTGGAGTTACATTGGCAGGCAGTTTTAGCATAAATGCAACGGTCGATAAAACTCAAGTAGATGCAAATGAGCCGGCAAATGTAACTATAGAAGTGCAGGGAAGCGGAAATTTAGAGGATATAAAAAGTTTTAAACCAAATATCGATGGAGTAGCGGTTTTTGATGAAAAGATTGTCATTGACGGTGCAAAACTGACTCAAAAGATAACTTTTGTCGCTGAGGGAGATTTTGTCATCCCATCATTTTCTCTAAACTATTTTGATACAAAAACAAGAGATGTAAAAACCGTATCGACCAAAGAGATAGCCCTAAATGTAAAAAACTCCAAACAAAAAGAGAGCTTAAATATACAAAGAGAAGTTCCAAAAGCAGAGCAAACAGAGATGCTCTCAACTGAAAAACAAGAGAATTCTTTGTTGTTTGTACTATTTTTATTAGGTCTTGTATGCGGGATTTTGATTATGATTTTTAAAGGTAAAATGAGCTTTAAAAGAGAGCAAAAAAGCTCCCCAAAAGAGCCAAAAACTCTTCTGATGAGACTTCTTCCTTTTAAGGATGATGCAGAAGTAAAAGAGATAATAGAAAATTTAGAAAAAAATATATACTCAAATCAAAATATACAATTAGATAAAAAAGTTCTAAATAAAATTAAAAATAGATATAAAATTTTATAGAATGATTTGTATTTCTTATAATGCAGCCGTTTCATAAAGAGACATTACAATAAATTATATTTTTTATTATTTCAAATTAACTTTAATTTAAGAATATCACTATACAATTCCACTCCATTTTTAAAAATAGCAGCTTGAGTTGCTAATTACACAGGAGAAAGAGATGAAAAAGTTAATAAGCGGTTTAATAGTTGTATCTGTATTATTTATAGGTTGTGATAAAAAAACGAAAGAGGCTCCGGCAGCAGCAACTACGGTTGTAGCTCCGGCGGCAGTAGCTCCTACAGCTCCGGTTGAAGCTGCGGCTCCGGCAGCTCCTGTTGCAGAAACTCCGGCAGTTCCGGTTGCAGAAGCTCCGGCTACACCGGCTCCGACTGAAGCTCCGGCAACTAAATAATTTAATACTCTGATTAAACATAGATTGCTTCGTCGCAGGCTCCTTGGCACATGACCGTCATTGCGAGCTTCTTTAGAAGCGCGGCAATCTAAAAAACATAATTATTCAGAGAGTTCAATTACTAAAAGAGCAATACAAAGGTGTTGCTCTTTTCTACCTTTTTGAATAGACTTCTTGCAAACCAAAGATCCTGAATCAAGTTCAGGATGACGGAAGTTCACAAATCTAGTCATTCCAAGCTTGTACCACAAGGGTATTTCCTTTGGTCACTTGGAATCTAATTTTTAGGTTATGCAAGAACTCTAATAAAAAATTTTATAAAAATCTAATCCAAAATATCGTGAAGTCTGTTTCCGGCTTCCAAGTTTTTATGCACCTTTTCCCACTCTTCGTTTTCAATGTACCCTTTGAGAAGTTTTAGCTCATCTTCAAATAACTCAATTGCTTCAATGAGATTTATTTTGTTCTGTCTAAAGATATCTTCCCACATATTTGCGGAACTTTTTGCCAAACGGCTCATAGAACGAAATCCTCCTGCCGCAAGAGCCAAAATATTGTGCTTGTTCTCTTGGTTCATAACGGTGTTTGCAAGGGAATACGAGATAGCGTGAGGCATATGCGAGATAAATGCCGCATGTCGGTCATGTTCATTTGCAGGCATAAAATACTTCTTCATCTCAAGCGCTTTAAATATCTTTTTTGCGACCTTTGCCTGTTTTTCTCCGCTGTTGCCGATGTCGCATAAAACTACGACTTTATCTCTGTATAGGTCATCAATAGCCGCTTTTGGACCGAAGTTTTCAGTTCCCGTCATAGGGTGAGCTGCTACAAAATTTTCTCTTATCTCCGCCGGAACTGAAGCGACAATTTTGGCTTTTGTACTGCCGAGATCTATAATAGTTGTCTCTTTTTTTACATCGGTTAAATTTTTAAGTGCCGATATAACTCCGTCAACCGGTATTGCAAGAAAAATAACATCATAATTTTTAACTTCGCCAAACTCTACTATACTATCGACTAAACCGAGTTCCATAGCTTCTTGCCGGTGGATTTTATTGTGATCGCTTCCAACGATGCTGTTGATAAAATCTAATTTTTTTAGACTTATGGCAAGTGAACCTCCCATAAGTCCCAATCCTACTATCGCTACATTCATTCTATAATTCTTTGTAATAAATTTGCTAAATTATACAGAGTTTACTTAATATTAACCTCATAAAAGGTAAAATCTCTACTTATTTTACAATCTTGGAAATTTAATGAGAATATTTTTACCACTATTTCTATCTCTGCTGGCGGCAAACTCTTTTGCAGATACGATAAAATCAATAAAATATGACGGTATGGTTCATATGTCGGAGTCCGTAGCGCTGAGAATGCTTAAGTTTGAAGTGGGCGATACGCTCGATAAAGAGAAGCTTGACGCGTCTATAAAAGAGTATTATAGACAGGGCTACTTTGAAGATATTTGGGCAGATATCAATGATGAGGGAGTTTTGACATTTCACTTTAAAGAGAAACCTCATATTTCAAAGATAGAGTTAAAAGGATGGAAAGAGAACGATTCCGATATTAGAAACAGTATTATCCAGATAAAAGTGGGTTCTCTTTACGATGAGAAAAAGCTTGAAGCCGCAAAAAAAAGAATTATCGAAGCGATAAATAAAGATGCAAAGATTGACAGCGTAGTTGAAATAAAGAAAGAGTATCTTGAAAACGGAAGTGTCGCGGTTACTTTTTTGGTAAACGAGGGTGAAGAGATAATCATTAAAGATTTAACCTATAGCGGTATGAATAATTTGAATATTGATGAACTTGATGATGTTATCGCAAATAAAGAGCGAGAGTTTATGGGATGGCTGTGGGGAAGAAACGACGGTAAGATGAAAGTAGCTGATTTGGCATACGATCCTCTTAGAATCCGCGATGTTTATATGCAACACGGTTATTTGGATATTGATGTAAAAGAACCTTTTGCAAAGGTGAATTTTGATAATTATACTGCCGATATGAGCTATCAGATAGCAGAGGGTGAGGTTTACAGCGTAAGCGATATAAAAATAAATCAGGTTAAAAATGTAGTTGATGATGCACTCATTAAAGAGTTGATAAAACTACAGATCGGTAAACCTTTCAATATTAAAACTTTCCGCGAAGATGCCCAAAGAATTAAAACTCTTATAGCGGATTTGAGTTATGCATTTGTTGAAGTCGTTCCGGATTTGAAAAAAAATCCTGAAAAACAGACTGTTGAGGTTGTTTTTAAAATTACTCCGGGTGACAAAGTGAAAATTAGAAATGTAATCATCTCCGGAAATAACAGAACGCTAGACAGAATTATCCGAAGAGAGCTATATCTAGGTCCAAATGATATGTACTCTTTAACGGATTTAACAGACTCAAGAAATGCACTTGGACGACTCGGCTTTTTTGACGGAAATACTATCGAAGAAAAAAGAATAAACAATCAAACTATGGATTTGATTGTTAAGGTAAAAGAGGCTCCGACGGGAAATATTCAACTTGGCGGCGGATATGGAAGTTACGGCGGGATTCTTATAAGCGTTGCCGTTAATGATAGAAATATTTGGGGTTCCGGTATTGATATCGGTATAAAAGCGGAACGCTCAGAATTGACATCTAACTACTCATTTAATATATCAAATCCACGGCTAAACGATAGCGATTTTAGCGGTAACTTTTCTATTTTTACATCTGAGTATCAGTACAACGACTATACCGTTATGTCAGACGGATTGACTCTTGGGGTGGGACATAGATTCACCAGATATATTAGCGGACATATCGGCTACGGTTTTTCAGATAATAGTTATAAGTTTGAGAATAATTCACTAGACAAAGATAACCCTTACTTTCAAGATTATGCAAAAAGTTCTGTTACCGTAAGTGCAAAATATGACAATACGGATGATTTTTATATGCCTAGAAAAGGTATTATAGTAACTCAAAGTATAGAAAATGCAGGACTTGGATCCGATGCCAGTTTTATAAAAAGCAGAACGGGCTTTTCGACATTTAAAGGGCTTGACGAGTATGTCGGTTTTGATCTTATTGCAAGATACAAAGCAAGGCTAAACTATGTAAAAGAGTTGGATTTTTTACCTGTAGCCGAGAGATTTTATATGGGCGGTATCGGAAGCGTTAGAGGATATGAGTCATATTCATTGTCTCCAAAAACAAGAGTAGATTCAAACGCTAAAGACGGGATAAGAAGATACGGAGGAGAATATAGCGCTACAAACAGTTTTGAGCTAAGCTTTCCTTTGGTTCCAAAGGCAAAAATGCGTGCGGTTACATATCTTGATTGGGGTTATATAGGAACAAGCGAGAGCGCCGGAAACGGCTATGATATACAAAATCTCTCTCGCGGCGGATGCGGAGCAGGATTGGAATGGTTCTCCCCCGTCGGACCTATTCAGTTGATGTTCTCGAAAGCTTTAGCAGAAGAGAAGGGTGATAAAACAGCCGTATTTGAGTTTACTATGGGGCAAAGATTTTAAAATAATGAATTGAAGTCTTTAAGTCAAGATTAGATTGCCGCGCCTCTTGCAGAGGCTCGCAATATCATCGCGAGAAGCAATGTGCAACAACCGTCATCGCGAAAAGCGAAGCAATCTCTGTTTGCTTAGTGATGCCATTTATATTCAGCTATAAAAAGAGATGTTTATACTGCCATTTTTAATTAGTTCTAATTTTTCTATACTCTCTTTTGCCAAATAAAGACTATTTTTAGACTCGATTTTTAGTTCGCCTTTTTCAAAACTAAGCGTAAAATCGATATTTCTCGGCTGATGGCTTAGCAAAGCTACACCCAGAGATAGAAGATAGCTAAGAGAGTTTAGCTGGTCTACGGCAGGAAGAAGATTTCTAAATTTATCTATATGCGCAGATGAAGGTAATTTTCTCTTTGCATATCGCGCCAGTGTTGCAATAAGAATTATCTGTTTATGCGTAAAACCGAATTCCAAAGCATCTTCTATAAGATAGTAGCTGTGTCTGTTGTGGGAGTAGTAGTGGATAGAACTTCCGCTAATGTAGAGTTTCGCCGCGATTGCCAGCTCATAACGATAGTTTTTATCGATGTTAAGCGTTTCGCGGGTTAGGTCAAAAAGCTCTTTTGTAACTCTGCAAAGTTGGTTTGCATAAGCGATATTGTCAACATGTGAATCAAGTATATATCGCATAGATGTGTTGTAGTTTGGAGGAAATCTATCTTTTGCCGTTCTAAGCAAATCGGCTAAAAAAACACCCTCTCTCACACCGACACCGCTTGTGATTAGATTTTTTACTTTGAATTTTTTAAAGACCCTTAAAAGTATTAATGCACCCGGTTTTATAATATCAAACCTGCTGTTTTTTATGCCTAATTTTTGTAAATCATCTTCATCCGAAACCAAGATTTTTTTTAAAAGTTGTATAAATTCGTCATAGTTTGGCTCAAAAGCGTGAAGCTTTTGTATAGGATAATCGCTGTTGTTTAGTATGGCATTGGATATTGCCCTAAATGTGCCGCCGATTCCGATAATTGTTTGTGGATTGATATTTTGGAGTTGTGCCAGTTGTGAATCAATATATTTTTTAGCACCCTCGATATCGTTTTTGTCAAAAAACAGTTCTTTTAATCTTACCGTTCCGAGATTGAGAGAAATATTTAAACTAATCTCTTTATTGTTTACAAGTGAAAATTCAGTAGAACCGCCGCCGATATCGATGCTCAGGGCATTTTTTTGCTCAGGTAAAAGATTTGCGCATGCAATAGCGCCGAGGTACGCTTCTCTTTCCCCATCTATGACTTTTATCTGTATGCCCAGAGAGTTTTTTACTCTATTTATAAAATCTTTTTTATTTGGTGCATCTCTAAGTGCAGAGGTGGCTACGCAGAGAGTTTTTCTGGCTTTAAGTGAAGAGATTATGGATGAAAAGTTATCTAATGCGTCAAATGCTCTTTGCATCGGAGTCTCTTGAAGAACTCCGTTGTTTTGATAAGCATGCTCGGAGAGTCGAACCCTGCTTTTTGCTTCATGCAAAATATGAAACGCAAAGCGAGAACTTTTTTCATAGACTACCATTCTAACCGAGTTAGAACCTATATCTATGACTGCTACTCTTTTTGACATCTAATGCTTTTTACTCTTCGTCTTGTAGTTGTTTGTATTTAAATTGAAGTTCCGCGATTGATTCTATATTGTCTT
Encoded proteins:
- a CDS encoding Ppx/GppA phosphatase family protein, giving the protein MSKRVAVIDIGSNSVRMVVYEKSSRFAFHILHEAKSRVRLSEHAYQNNGVLQETPMQRAFDALDNFSSIISSLKARKTLCVATSALRDAPNKKDFINRVKNSLGIQIKVIDGEREAYLGAIACANLLPEQKNALSIDIGGGSTEFSLVNNKEISLNISLNLGTVRLKELFFDKNDIEGAKKYIDSQLAQLQNINPQTIIGIGGTFRAISNAILNNSDYPIQKLHAFEPNYDEFIQLLKKILVSDEDDLQKLGIKNSRFDIIKPGALILLRVFKKFKVKNLITSGVGVREGVFLADLLRTAKDRFPPNYNTSMRYILDSHVDNIAYANQLCRVTKELFDLTRETLNIDKNYRYELAIAAKLYISGSSIHYYSHNRHSYYLIEDALEFGFTHKQIILIATLARYAKRKLPSSAHIDKFRNLLPAVDQLNSLSYLLSLGVALLSHQPRNIDFTLSFEKGELKIESKNSLYLAKESIEKLELIKNGSINISFYS